Within the Bacillus pumilus genome, the region TATCTAATAAGTGATTTGTCACAAATAATTAACAAATATTAACAAGGGATATATTACCTTTTACCGAATTACTTATATGTACCATAAAAATGAGGAAGAGGAGTGTTTTAAATGAAATTAGTTAAGGTTCTTACTGGATCCGCATTGTCACTCGCTTTACTTTTTTCCGCAGCACCGGCATTTGCTACAAGTGCACATTCTAATGCAGAGGATGTCCGTGTTACAAGTGATTTTAAAGCTCAACTTTACACATGGGATATTACCAACTCTACTGGTATTTTTGCCAATTCGTTTGAACAAGATGGGATTAAGTGGTATATAAAGGGCATCACTAAAAATTCTGATGGAACTTGGACAGCTCATTATGAGGGTAGACGAGTATAATTCTAACTGGGAGCCTACGGCTCCCCTTACTATTTTAAAGTAATAAAACATTCTCCTCCCTTCTTCTTTTCTCATTAACCTTCATTTACTCTACATCTTCCACACAAAAGCACATAAGCTTCAAAGACTCTGAAACCTCGTACATAAACAAGACTTACTTTTTCTCTAACAAAGCATGAATCGCTGATTCTAGTAATTCTGGCAAAATGCCGAATGAGAACGGAATGTGCAGGCGCTCCGTCCATTTGTGCGGGTCCTTTCCTAATGGACCCACGTTGATGACTGGAACGTAAAGTGCTCCCTTTTCTCCTTCCGGTAAAGAATAGCCTTTCTGGTAAAGCGGCATATTGGTCGTATAATGCCCTACGTCCTGTTTTTCGAGATGTAAATAACTCAAATCCGACAATCCCGGAAAATATTTCACTTCTTCTATTTCAAGTCCATAACTCTTCTTTGCCTCTATTTGAATCCTCTTTAAGGTTGCTTGGATATGCGGATCTTCCGTTGAGGAAACTGCTGGATAAAATGGCGGACTATAAAATAGAACAATAAGTGGCCCTTCTTCCTTACAAAGCGTCGTTAGCTCAGAAACGATTTTGGTTGAAAAATCACGATCTCCAAGCTCACCTCGATTGGCAAACGCATAGTTCACAATGCGTTCAACCTCTTGTTTACCTGAGCGTTCAGCAGCTTTTTGATACAGCTCTTGATACGTGAGAACGGTAATCCTTGTATCAATCGGTGTAAAAGGTTTAAAGCGCTGAAATCCTGCTGTTTTTTGTTTGAGATCAGCTTCGATTTGGTCTGCTGCTTGTTTCGCTGTGTCATAAAGAAGCCCGTGCAGTTCTTCACTTGAACGATTCATCATCAGCACATTAAATAAAGAAACAGCGGTGTGAGGTGTTTGAACGGAATAGGCTTCTTTTAAATCCTTTTGCATTAAATTGGTTGGAGGTGGCGTGACTTCACCGTCTACTTCCTCACAGTAATCACTATTCAACTCTAACAGCCGATTTAATTCAGACACCATAAAATTCGCATTTAAGCCTGAGAACGGCTCTCCTACATGTGTTTCAATTCCTTTGCAGAAAAACCCGGCCAGCACCTTCCCTATACTGCCTGTATACATATAATAATGTTCATCACCAGGATATTTTTCAAACATAGGCTCACTGTTTAAGCATGCGGTATAATCAAGATTGTGCTTTTCTTTAAGCTCCTTTAGTTTTGGAACAGCTTCAAGCATCCCTTGAGAATTCACTTCTTCATCTGGGACTGTGACAAGTAGGACATTTCCATCAAATGTCTCTGCCATCGCTCTTTCCAGCATAGACAG harbors:
- a CDS encoding antimicrobial peptide LCI, yielding MKLVKVLTGSALSLALLFSAAPAFATSAHSNAEDVRVTSDFKAQLYTWDITNSTGIFANSFEQDGIKWYIKGITKNSDGTWTAHYEGRRV
- a CDS encoding M20/M25/M40 family metallo-hydrolase; this encodes MKWQTESERKELLTALMQYESISGTTGEVALAEYLYYLLRERPYYKQNPDHLALHPMKDGRYYLTALVKRSSLSRTVLLLSHFDVVDTEDYGEFQNMACKPEELMASFSQKSALLPKRAREDLASGDWLFGRGAMDMKAGLTVQLSMLERAMAETFDGNVLLVTVPDEEVNSQGMLEAVPKLKELKEKHNLDYTACLNSEPMFEKYPGDEHYYMYTGSIGKVLAGFFCKGIETHVGEPFSGLNANFMVSELNRLLELNSDYCEEVDGEVTPPPTNLMQKDLKEAYSVQTPHTAVSLFNVLMMNRSSEELHGLLYDTAKQAADQIEADLKQKTAGFQRFKPFTPIDTRITVLTYQELYQKAAERSGKQEVERIVNYAFANRGELGDRDFSTKIVSELTTLCKEEGPLIVLFYSPPFYPAVSSTEDPHIQATLKRIQIEAKKSYGLEIEEVKYFPGLSDLSYLHLEKQDVGHYTTNMPLYQKGYSLPEGEKGALYVPVINVGPLGKDPHKWTERLHIPFSFGILPELLESAIHALLEKK